Proteins from a single region of Macrotis lagotis isolate mMagLag1 chromosome 2, bilby.v1.9.chrom.fasta, whole genome shotgun sequence:
- the SMIM45 gene encoding small integral membrane protein 45 yields MLHFLDWFVPVYLMISILILVGFGACIYYFEPGLREAHKWRTQRPLLDHNFRKTLMIRDNLAFGSPDV; encoded by the coding sequence ATGCTGCATTTCCTGGACTGGTTTGTGCCCGTCTACCTCATGATCTCCATCCTCATCTTGGTTGGCTTCGGGGCTTGTATCTACTACTTTGAGCCTGGTTTGCGGGAAGCCCACAAGTGGCGAACGCAAAGACCCCTCCTGGACCACAACTTCCGCAAGACCCTGATGATCCGGGACAACCTGGCCTTTGGGAGCCCTGACGTCTGA